From Thermosipho africanus Ob7, the proteins below share one genomic window:
- a CDS encoding potassium channel family protein: MRKTNELFIVIIGCGKVGGNIASMASSIGHSVVVIDKNQESFENLSPEFTGFTIIGDATEKDVLENAKISKADYVFVLTEDDNTNFLISLQCKYYFGAKNIIARVYDPENSVLFLEYNINVVSPTMLLIGDLKNILVGESL; this comes from the coding sequence ATGCGGAAAACAAATGAGCTTTTCATTGTTATTATAGGCTGTGGTAAGGTTGGCGGAAACATTGCCAGTATGGCTTCGTCCATCGGACACAGTGTCGTTGTAATAGATAAAAATCAAGAGTCATTCGAGAATTTGTCACCTGAGTTTACAGGTTTTACAATTATTGGGGATGCTACTGAAAAAGATGTCCTCGAAAATGCAAAGATTTCTAAAGCAGATTATGTATTTGTACTTACAGAAGATGATAATACAAATTTTTTAATATCCCTACAATGTAAATATTATTTTGGAGCAAAAAATATAATTGCAAGAGTTTACGACCCAGAAAATAGTGTATTATTTTTAGAATACAACATTAATGTTGTATCACCTACGATGCTTTTAATTGGTGATTTAAAAAATATACTGGTTGGTGAAAGCTTATGA
- a CDS encoding potassium channel family protein, whose amino-acid sequence MKVVLIGGEKIAYFLAKSFSSKGYKTYLVNKDQKLCEDFARDLKAVVIHGDASKKRLLEQLDIEEDDIIVVLTNKDKENLIITQFAKKIFGVKNIVTLVNNPDNIELFEKLGITAVVSTTTMLQKAVENLLFGEELQQFLSVEEGKLTFLKIDIPENSKAVGKLLKDLNLPHDCVVGGILRKGKVIIPHGNTEINAGDRLYIVSLPTAQEQILDILMGE is encoded by the coding sequence ATGAAAGTTGTCCTAATTGGCGGCGAAAAAATTGCATATTTTCTTGCAAAATCATTCTCAAGTAAGGGATATAAAACTTATTTAGTAAACAAAGATCAAAAATTATGTGAGGATTTTGCAAGAGATCTAAAAGCTGTGGTAATTCATGGCGATGCTTCAAAGAAAAGACTCCTAGAACAATTAGATATTGAAGAAGATGATATCATAGTTGTTCTTACAAATAAAGATAAAGAAAATCTTATTATCACACAATTTGCAAAAAAGATCTTTGGAGTAAAAAATATTGTAACACTGGTAAATAATCCAGACAATATAGAACTATTTGAAAAATTAGGAATTACAGCAGTTGTCAGTACTACCACAATGCTTCAAAAAGCTGTAGAAAATTTGTTATTTGGGGAAGAACTCCAACAATTCTTATCTGTTGAAGAAGGAAAACTAACTTTCTTAAAAATAGACATACCTGAAAACTCAAAAGCTGTTGGAAAGTTATTAAAGGATTTAAATTTGCCTCATGATTGTGTTGTTGGTGGTATACTAAGGAAGGGAAAAGTTATAATTCCACATGGTAATACTGAAATAAATGCTGGAGATAGATTATATATTGTAAGTTTACCAACAGCTCAAGAACAAATTCTTGATATTTTAATGGGTGAATAA
- a CDS encoding TrkH family potassium uptake protein encodes MPRKKEQYKLIIHNIGLVLMYYTIIILFPLVFNIFYPNELKNSYAFLLSAFLSFFIGYILFKATKDVSSTTVTVREGAVIVFFTWLLVVLIGSIPFILVENLTFSQAVFESTSGFTTTGLTMFTDVSKVSKLILVWRSIMQFIGGAGFALIMMGSVIGPKGFGLYHAEGRVDNIAPNIKRSARIITLIYITYAFLGTVLLDIVGMPLFDAFNHSLTALATGGFSVKNASIGDYNNLRVEIVTIILMFLGGTGFGVHYTLWRGNFKAFLKNGEPWLMLTTIFTFSLIMAFNGIGKVFSTFSQGFRESLFQTTSALTGTGFSTVDLTNPLWINFGLGMFILTSLMMAGGGMDSTAGGLKQYRIWVTIKVLLHSVKEFLLPSKSVTKISAWKGQNKNFIKNEDIKEIFLVFSMYFFTFFVGSLILSSYGYNLTQSMFEFASAMNGVGLSSGITSPNMPLGAMWTLTIAMFTGRLEFLVVIYAVAKMINDLYESIKK; translated from the coding sequence ATGCCTAGAAAAAAAGAACAGTACAAACTAATTATTCATAACATAGGATTAGTTTTAATGTATTACACAATTATCATACTTTTCCCATTAGTATTTAATATTTTTTATCCAAATGAATTAAAAAATTCTTATGCCTTTTTATTATCAGCCTTTTTGTCTTTTTTTATTGGATACATTCTTTTTAAAGCTACAAAAGATGTTTCTTCTACAACCGTTACAGTTCGTGAAGGAGCTGTTATTGTCTTTTTCACATGGTTACTTGTTGTTTTAATAGGCTCTATTCCTTTTATACTAGTTGAAAACTTGACCTTTTCACAAGCTGTTTTTGAATCAACAAGTGGTTTTACTACTACTGGTTTGACAATGTTTACCGATGTTTCAAAAGTTTCAAAATTAATACTTGTTTGGAGAAGTATAATGCAATTCATAGGTGGTGCTGGCTTTGCACTTATAATGATGGGATCTGTCATTGGTCCAAAAGGGTTTGGTCTATATCACGCTGAAGGCAGGGTAGATAACATTGCTCCAAACATAAAACGTTCAGCAAGGATTATTACTCTCATTTATATAACTTATGCATTTTTAGGAACTGTACTACTTGATATAGTTGGAATGCCTTTGTTTGATGCGTTCAACCATTCATTAACTGCTCTTGCAACAGGTGGTTTTTCCGTAAAGAATGCAAGTATTGGAGATTACAATAACTTAAGAGTTGAAATAGTCACAATCATTCTAATGTTTTTGGGTGGAACAGGGTTTGGAGTTCACTATACACTGTGGAGAGGAAATTTTAAGGCTTTCTTAAAAAATGGTGAGCCTTGGTTAATGCTCACAACAATATTTACTTTTTCTTTAATAATGGCCTTTAACGGTATTGGAAAAGTATTTTCTACCTTTTCACAGGGTTTTAGAGAGTCTTTATTTCAAACTACGTCTGCGCTAACAGGTACAGGTTTTTCAACAGTGGATTTGACAAATCCTTTATGGATCAATTTTGGATTAGGAATGTTTATACTTACTTCATTAATGATGGCCGGTGGTGGTATGGATTCAACCGCTGGTGGATTAAAACAATATCGTATCTGGGTGACTATCAAGGTATTACTACATTCTGTAAAGGAATTTCTTCTGCCATCAAAAAGTGTTACTAAAATATCTGCTTGGAAAGGGCAAAATAAAAATTTTATAAAGAATGAAGATATTAAAGAAATTTTTCTAGTTTTTTCAATGTATTTCTTCACATTTTTCGTGGGAAGTTTAATACTAAGCTCTTATGGTTATAATCTAACTCAATCCATGTTTGAATTTGCTTCCGCAATGAACGGCGTAGGATTATCTTCCGGAATTACTTCACCAAATATGCCTCTTGGAGCAATGTGGACACTTACTATTGCAATGTTTACTGGAAGACTGGAATTTTTAGTTGTAATTTACGCTGTTGCAAAGATGATTAATGATT